The Polaribacter tangerinus genome has a segment encoding these proteins:
- a CDS encoding zinc ribbon domain-containing protein: MAKKKEVSVEQKLRALYDLQLIDSRIDEIRNVRGELPLEVEDLEDEVAGLNTRISNLAEDAANLETEINNKKQAIEDSKALMAKYEEQQKNVRNNREFDSLAKEIEYQGLEIELAEKRINEYKAKIAQKNEIIEATKEKQEKQEKHLNHKKAELDAILKETEKEEKLLLEKSEEFSKSLDEHLFNAYSRIRNKVKNGLAVVAIERGASGGSYFTIPPQVQLEIANRKKITIDEHSGRILVDAALADEEKEKIDKLFAS, from the coding sequence ATGGCAAAAAAGAAAGAAGTTTCAGTTGAACAAAAATTAAGAGCATTGTATGACTTACAATTAATAGACTCTAGAATTGACGAAATTAGAAACGTAAGAGGAGAACTCCCTCTAGAAGTAGAAGATTTAGAAGATGAAGTTGCCGGATTAAATACCCGTATTTCTAATTTAGCTGAAGATGCTGCTAACTTAGAAACTGAAATCAATAACAAAAAACAAGCTATTGAAGATTCTAAAGCACTAATGGCTAAATACGAAGAGCAGCAAAAAAATGTTAGAAATAACAGAGAATTTGACTCTTTGGCTAAAGAAATTGAATACCAAGGATTAGAAATTGAGCTAGCTGAAAAAAGAATTAATGAATACAAAGCTAAAATTGCTCAAAAAAATGAGATTATAGAGGCTACTAAAGAAAAGCAAGAAAAACAAGAAAAGCATTTAAACCACAAAAAAGCTGAATTAGATGCAATTCTTAAAGAAACTGAGAAAGAAGAAAAGTTGCTTTTAGAAAAATCTGAAGAGTTTTCTAAATCTTTAGACGAGCATTTATTTAATGCTTACTCTAGAATACGTAATAAGGTTAAAAATGGACTGGCTGTTGTAGCAATAGAAAGAGGTGCTTCTGGTGGCTCTTACTTTACTATACCACCACAAGTTCAGTTAGAAATTGCGAATAGAAAGAAAATAACTATAGATGAACACAGCGGACGTATTTTAGTAGATGCTGCACTTGCAGATGAAGAAAAAGAAAAAATAGATAAGCTTTTTGCATCTTAA
- a CDS encoding Ppx/GppA phosphatase family protein — protein MLEIKKYGAIDIGSNAIRLLIANVIVAEDKEPQFKKSSLVRVPIRLGADAFVKGEISSANIERMVDAMEAFKLLMKVNKVEKYKACATSAMREASNGEMVVTEIQEKTGVKIDIIGGKEEAAIISSTDLNQLIEGDNSYLYVDVGGGSTEFTLFSKGKIVNSKSFKMGTVRLLNNKKAVNKEMFANVEKWIKKNTKDLKRIALIGSGGNINKLFKMSGRSEGKPISFIYLDAQYQFLKKMSYEDRISELSLNPDRADVIIPATKIYLSAMKWSGARKIYVPKIGLSDGIIKSLHYKIL, from the coding sequence TTGTTAGAAATAAAAAAATATGGCGCCATAGACATTGGCTCCAACGCAATAAGACTTTTAATAGCCAATGTAATTGTGGCAGAAGATAAAGAACCACAATTTAAAAAATCATCATTAGTTCGAGTACCTATTCGTTTAGGTGCAGATGCCTTTGTAAAAGGAGAAATTAGCAGTGCCAATATAGAAAGAATGGTAGATGCTATGGAAGCATTTAAATTATTGATGAAAGTAAATAAGGTAGAAAAATACAAAGCCTGCGCTACCTCTGCCATGCGTGAAGCATCAAACGGAGAAATGGTAGTTACAGAAATTCAAGAAAAAACAGGTGTAAAAATAGATATTATTGGCGGTAAAGAAGAAGCTGCAATTATATCGTCTACAGATTTAAATCAACTTATAGAAGGAGATAATTCTTATTTATATGTTGATGTTGGTGGTGGTAGCACAGAGTTTACACTTTTCTCTAAAGGAAAGATAGTAAACTCTAAATCTTTTAAAATGGGAACTGTTCGTTTGCTAAATAATAAAAAAGCAGTTAATAAAGAAATGTTTGCCAATGTAGAAAAATGGATTAAAAAAAATACAAAAGATTTAAAACGAATTGCTTTAATAGGCTCTGGCGGAAACATTAATAAACTTTTTAAAATGTCTGGTAGGTCGGAAGGAAAACCGATATCTTTTATTTATCTTGACGCTCAATATCAGTTTTTGAAAAAAATGAGTTATGAGGATAGAATTTCTGAACTTAGCTTAAACCCAGATAGAGCCGATGTAATTATACCTGCTACAAAAATATATTTATCGGCCATGAAATGGAGTGGAGCTAGAAAAATATATGTCCCAAAAATTGGGCTATCTGACGGTATTATAAAAAGCTTGCACTACAAAATTTTATAG
- the lpxK gene encoding tetraacyldisaccharide 4'-kinase, whose translation MKLFRFLLFPFAILYNIVTTIRNLLFDVGFFKENSFKTPVIVVGNLSVGGTGKTPQIEYLIRLLSSNYKIAVLSRGYKRKTSGFIEVNPTHTAEEVGDEPLQFFKKFKNISVAVCADRVEGIQSLKKNINPQIVLLDDAFQHRSVRGSVSILLTKYSDLFIDDYLIPTGNLRESRSGAKRATAIVVTKCPYDFSVSAQKVIKNRLEKYKKKVFFTSISYASKTKGAYEISIEDLQNYEVLLVTGIANPSSMLSFLSAKNIQFKHLKFSDHHHFSSNDIRTITQSYQQLKGEKKVVVTTEKDFVRLQNRLSHLVYLEIETAFLNNTASDFNTLVTKLL comes from the coding sequence ATGAAATTATTTCGTTTTTTATTGTTTCCATTCGCAATACTCTATAATATAGTAACTACTATTCGTAATTTACTGTTTGATGTAGGTTTTTTTAAGGAAAATTCTTTTAAAACGCCAGTTATTGTAGTGGGAAATTTAAGTGTTGGAGGTACTGGTAAAACTCCACAGATAGAGTATTTAATTCGTTTACTATCGTCAAATTATAAAATAGCAGTTTTAAGTAGAGGTTACAAGCGTAAAACATCTGGTTTTATAGAGGTTAATCCTACGCATACAGCCGAAGAAGTTGGTGATGAACCTTTGCAGTTTTTTAAAAAATTTAAAAATATTTCAGTAGCAGTTTGTGCAGATAGAGTGGAGGGAATACAAAGTTTAAAAAAAAATATTAATCCGCAAATTGTATTATTAGATGATGCATTTCAACATCGAAGTGTTCGTGGTTCTGTTTCTATTTTACTAACTAAATATTCCGATTTATTTATAGATGATTATTTAATTCCAACAGGTAATTTAAGAGAATCTCGTTCTGGAGCAAAAAGGGCTACAGCTATTGTGGTTACTAAATGCCCATATGATTTTTCTGTTTCTGCTCAAAAAGTAATTAAAAATCGGTTAGAGAAATATAAAAAGAAAGTGTTTTTTACAAGTATTTCATACGCATCAAAAACAAAAGGAGCCTATGAAATATCTATAGAAGACTTACAAAATTATGAGGTTTTGTTAGTAACAGGTATTGCAAATCCTAGTTCGATGTTGTCTTTTTTGAGTGCTAAAAACATTCAATTTAAACATTTAAAATTTTCAGATCATCATCATTTTTCATCAAATGACATTCGAACTATAACACAAAGCTATCAACAATTAAAAGGAGAAAAAAAGGTTGTTGTAACTACAGAAAAAGATTTTGTACGATTACAAAACCGATTATCTCATTTGGTGTATTTAGAAATTGAAACAGCATTTTTAAATAATACGGCCTCAGATTTTAATACACTTGTTACTAAATTACTATAA
- a CDS encoding Nif3-like dinuclear metal center hexameric protein, producing the protein MKIKDITNYLEELAPLKYAEDFDNVGLLVGSHQTTVTNVLVTLDTLEETIDEAISKNCNLIISFHPIIFGGLKKLNGNSYVERVVLKAIKNDVAIYATHTALDNSASGVSAKIGEVLGLQNLKILIPKKGIIKKLTTYVPESNALKLKKSLFDAGAGTIGNYTECSFLNEGISTFKGNEKANPVIGKSGTLTHQKEQQITVTFESRHEETVLKALKENHPYEEVAFEVVTTENYHQNIGMGMIGELPNEMEETEFLHFIKSTMQTDCVRHSKLLDKKIKKVAVLGGSGSFAISNAIKAGADAYVSADFKYHEFFKAEKSILIADIGHYESEQFTKKLLVDYLTKKFSNFAIVLSQKSTNPIYYI; encoded by the coding sequence ATGAAGATAAAAGACATTACCAATTATTTAGAAGAATTAGCCCCTTTAAAATATGCTGAAGATTTTGACAATGTAGGTTTACTTGTAGGAAGCCATCAAACAACCGTAACCAATGTTTTAGTTACTTTAGACACCTTAGAGGAAACCATAGACGAAGCAATTTCTAAAAATTGTAATCTCATTATTAGTTTTCATCCTATAATTTTTGGAGGTTTAAAAAAATTAAATGGAAATTCTTATGTAGAAAGAGTTGTTTTGAAAGCAATAAAAAATGATGTTGCAATTTATGCTACACATACCGCCTTAGATAATTCTGCAAGCGGTGTCTCTGCAAAAATAGGCGAAGTGTTAGGTTTGCAAAATTTAAAAATATTAATTCCTAAAAAAGGAATTATTAAAAAACTGACTACTTATGTTCCAGAGTCCAACGCTTTAAAACTAAAAAAGTCTTTGTTCGATGCTGGTGCAGGTACAATTGGCAATTATACTGAGTGCTCTTTTTTAAACGAAGGAATAAGTACTTTTAAAGGAAATGAAAAGGCGAATCCAGTGATTGGAAAAAGCGGAACATTAACACATCAAAAAGAACAACAAATAACAGTTACTTTTGAGAGTAGACATGAAGAAACCGTATTAAAAGCCCTTAAAGAAAATCATCCTTATGAAGAGGTTGCTTTTGAAGTAGTTACTACAGAAAACTATCATCAAAATATTGGTATGGGAATGATTGGCGAGTTACCAAATGAAATGGAGGAAACCGAGTTTTTACATTTTATTAAATCTACCATGCAAACAGACTGTGTTAGACATTCTAAATTGCTTGATAAAAAAATAAAAAAAGTTGCTGTTCTCGGAGGTTCGGGTAGTTTTGCAATTTCAAATGCTATAAAAGCAGGTGCAGATGCATATGTAAGTGCCGATTTTAAATATCACGAATTTTTTAAGGCAGAAAAAAGTATTTTAATAGCCGATATTGGTCATTATGAAAGCGAACAGTTTACAAAAAAGCTTTTGGTTGATTATCTTACAAAAAAATTTAGTAATTTTGCAATCGTTTTATCGCAAAAAAGTACAAATCCAATTTATTATATATAA